The following are from one region of the Thermococcus cleftensis genome:
- a CDS encoding metal-dependent hydrolase: MPNYDTHVLSGVLSYPVAVALAGLLADHGAPLELSTMALIIGYAFYVLGSDLPDMDHPNALIHRGTKPIVSVAAGGAVYTNIAGSIDLGQPWLNTAVEWVVAALAGVMAWFAFTWLMPRHRGIVHSLLFAAIYGGLAFLMVEYGLGMRTGEGLFVGLSAFLGYTLHLLLDGSVKLV, from the coding sequence GTGCCGAACTACGACACTCACGTGCTGAGCGGGGTACTCAGTTATCCCGTGGCCGTCGCCCTGGCCGGATTGCTGGCGGACCACGGCGCCCCCCTTGAGCTGAGCACTATGGCTCTAATCATAGGTTACGCATTCTACGTCCTGGGCAGCGATCTGCCGGACATGGACCACCCCAACGCTCTCATTCACCGCGGGACCAAGCCAATAGTCAGCGTCGCGGCCGGCGGGGCGGTGTACACCAACATAGCCGGCTCCATCGACCTCGGACAGCCCTGGCTCAACACGGCCGTGGAGTGGGTGGTGGCGGCCCTCGCCGGGGTCATGGCGTGGTTCGCCTTCACCTGGCTGATGCCGAGGCACAGGGGCATAGTGCATTCCCTCCTCTTCGCGGCAATCTACGGTGGGCTGGCGTTCCTGATGGTGGAGTACGGCCTGGGCATGAGGACTGGTGAGGGCCTGTTCGTTGGACTTAGTGCATTCCTCGGCTACACCCTTCACCTGCTCCTCGACGGCTCGGTTAAGCTGGTTTAG
- a CDS encoding ATP-binding protein encodes MGASGLKLYPYQSYEVYGLSRNPFEQLASEGITDVESIHVYQEVDMRLQMIVSEVIGNKSSIALSIVGPLGMGKTQRLKTIAKAIEENRGKAIYVKVDTNDILKLTRDIFYSLKPPKSRTNIFLENLSRKLGFIDRLEKMLSDRNEYKSRDIAELLVEQMSRYPYCALLLDELENMGSASEREKIQFFEMLRHFISTMPKGCIVAFASIPEAYEEYSRIFPAFFMRLHYEFKLRPMSLDEAYELVKKRLNRVRVRDTDDPLYPFTEEAIRLIHQLGKGNPRQILRLLHYVLSEAAKHKFDPIDDYVVTTILEEPKSLEEYLTRIPKEYRDLVEAIVFEFNGGPVSYIQVAKAVKRPGIQVYDQLNELIRLGFLVGDPKGNYKVPDYVRKFLEEGQAEELKGE; translated from the coding sequence ATGGGAGCAAGCGGCCTTAAGCTTTATCCCTACCAGTCATACGAGGTTTACGGCCTTTCTCGCAACCCCTTCGAACAGCTCGCAAGCGAGGGAATAACCGACGTGGAGAGCATTCACGTTTACCAGGAGGTGGACATGCGCCTTCAGATGATAGTTTCGGAGGTCATAGGCAACAAGAGCTCGATAGCGCTGAGCATCGTCGGCCCGCTGGGAATGGGAAAGACCCAGAGGCTCAAGACCATAGCCAAGGCCATTGAAGAGAACAGGGGGAAGGCGATATACGTCAAGGTCGATACCAACGACATACTCAAGCTCACCCGCGACATATTCTACTCCCTCAAGCCGCCCAAGAGCAGGACCAACATATTCCTCGAGAACCTCTCCAGGAAGCTCGGCTTCATAGACAGGCTCGAAAAGATGCTCAGCGACAGGAACGAGTACAAGAGCAGGGACATAGCCGAGCTCCTGGTCGAGCAGATGAGCAGGTACCCCTACTGCGCCCTCCTACTCGACGAGCTGGAGAACATGGGGAGCGCGAGCGAGAGGGAGAAGATACAGTTCTTCGAGATGCTGAGGCACTTCATAAGCACGATGCCCAAGGGCTGCATAGTGGCCTTCGCCTCAATACCCGAGGCGTATGAGGAGTACTCCAGGATCTTCCCGGCCTTCTTCATGCGCCTCCACTACGAGTTCAAGCTCAGGCCGATGAGCCTGGACGAGGCCTACGAGCTGGTGAAGAAGAGGCTCAACAGGGTGAGGGTGAGGGACACCGACGACCCGCTCTACCCCTTCACGGAGGAGGCGATAAGGCTGATCCACCAGCTCGGGAAGGGCAACCCGAGGCAGATTTTGAGGCTCCTCCACTACGTCCTGAGCGAAGCGGCAAAGCACAAGTTCGACCCCATAGACGACTACGTCGTGACGACAATACTCGAGGAACCAAAGAGCCTCGAGGAGTACCTGACGAGGATTCCGAAGGAGTACCGTGATCTCGTGGAGGCGATAGTCTTCGAGTTCAACGGAGGGCCAGTGAGCTACATTCAGGTCGCGAAGGCCGTCAAGAGACCCGGCATACAGGTCTACGACCAGCTCAACGAGCTGATAAGGCTCGGCTTCCTAGTGGGCGACCCCAAGGGCAACTACAAGGTCCCGGACTACGTCAGAAAGTTTTTAGAGGAGGGCCAAGCCGAGGAGCTGAAGGGTGAGTGA
- a CDS encoding THUMP domain-containing protein: MILLVTAPQGREGDAILELEWALGKVRVRGTDWRGVLLAETPLSKEEALERLKNFETQAIQRVVPLERLVPARWEEIEKAVLGVGERIDGTFAVRAKVRGNRKLSQRELEVKLGSLLVERFGLGVNLGDPDFTVVVEVLGKKAGIGLVKRGELLRFEVSD, from the coding sequence ATGATTCTCCTAGTCACGGCACCGCAGGGGCGCGAGGGCGACGCGATACTCGAACTCGAGTGGGCCCTTGGGAAGGTTCGGGTTAGGGGAACCGACTGGAGGGGCGTTCTTCTCGCAGAGACTCCCCTCTCAAAGGAAGAAGCTCTTGAAAGGCTCAAAAACTTTGAGACGCAGGCCATTCAGAGGGTGGTTCCCCTCGAGAGGCTCGTCCCCGCGAGGTGGGAGGAGATAGAGAAGGCCGTCCTTGGAGTGGGGGAGAGGATAGACGGAACCTTCGCGGTTCGGGCCAAGGTCAGGGGAAACAGAAAACTGTCCCAGAGGGAGCTTGAGGTGAAGCTCGGCTCACTCCTCGTGGAGCGCTTTGGCCTTGGGGTGAACCTGGGCGACCCGGACTTCACCGTGGTTGTCGAGGTTTTAGGTAAGAAAGCCGGGATCGGACTGGTGAAGAGGGGAGAACTGCTTCGCTTCGAGGTTTCCGACTGA